The Acidobacteriota bacterium genome segment CTCGATCTACCGGCGGCTGGGAACGGACGTCACGGTGCTCGAGATCCTGCCGCAGATCCTGCCGGGGTCGGACAAGGAGGCGGTCATCCGCCTCGAGCGGGCCCTCAAGAAGCAGGGCCTGAGGATCTTCACGGAGATGAGGATCGACGGGGCCGCGGCCGGGGCGGACGGCGTCGCGCTCAAGGGCGTCTCGCTCAAGACCAACGCGCCGTTCGAATACCGGGCCGAAAAGGTCCTCCTCTCGGCCGGCCGCAAGCCCAACACCGCCGACCTCTTCGATGGCGAGCCCTGCCTGGCCATGGACCGCGGCTTCATCAAGGTCGACGCGGGGCTGCGGACGAGCCTGCCGGGCGTCTTCGCCATCGGCGACGTCATCGGCGGCAAGCTCCTGGCCCACAAGGCCTACCATGACGCGATCGTGGCCGTGGAGAACGCAGCCGGCCTGGGCCGGACCGTCGACTACGCGGCGCTCCCGGCGGCCGTTTTCACCGAGCCGGAGTTCGCCTCGGTCGGGCTGACGCAGGAAGAGGCGGCGGCCAGGGGGATCAAGGTCAAGGCGGGCGTGTTCCCGCTACAGGCCAGCGGCCGGGCCCTGACCATGGAGGCGACCGACGGCCTGGTCAAGGTCCTGGCCGGTGAAAACGACCGGGTCATCGGGGCCCACGTCGTCGCGCCCGGCGCCTCGGACATGATCCCGGTCCTGACCATGGCCGTGTCCAGGGGCCTGACCCTCAAGGAGCTCGACGGCATCATCTATATCCATCCGACGCTGTCCGAGGCGATCGGCGAGGCGGCCCTGAAGGCCAACAACGAAGCGCTCCACATCCTCAATACTTGAGGTTCTTCTCCAGATTCCGGGAAGGTTGCCCGCAGGCGGCGGAAGAACCATATACATGAGGGACGGTCCGTTCCGGCGTTGACGAGTGGGGAGGCTTTCTATAGAATCGGGGCGCCTTCCCGGGGAAAACATGAGAGAGCTGGTCATCGCCTTCGCCGTCTTCGGGCTCATGTCGGTCTTCATGGTCTTGGTCAACAGGATCCTGGGGCCCCGCAAGCCCGATCCGGCCCGGGAGAGGCCGTTCGAGTGCGGCAGTCCTCCGCTCCAGGCCGGCATCGGGCCGGTCAACATCCCGTTCTTCCTCGTCGCCCTCCTGTTCCTGGCCCTGGACGTGGTCGTCGTCTTCCTTTTCCCGCTGGCCCTGTCCATCCGCGGCCGCGGCCCCGGAGGCTTCGCCGCGCTCGCCGCCTTCGTCCTGGTCCTGGCGGCGGGGTTCGTCTATGCCTGGAAAAAGGGGGTCTTCCGCTGGTCATGAGCGGCTTCGACTTCGTGGCCACGCGCCTCGACACGGCCATCGGCTGGGGCCGCAAGTTCTCGCTCTTCCACTACCCGTTCGTCACCGCCTGCTGCGGCATGGAGTACATGTCCACGGCCTGCGCCCACTT includes the following:
- the lpdA gene encoding dihydrolipoyl dehydrogenase — encoded protein: MAEHRDIVIIGAGPGGYLAAMRAAQLRKSVTLIDQDRVGGTCINYGCIPTKYLLHQTRVLKELAGMKTLDGPAGEVRLNWPRVQQGRQAVVDQLVKGLVFLLEKGRVEIVKAPARLRADRTVVARTEAGERVFEAGAVIVAAGSRAAGLPFLQADGRTVITSTEALALAEVPKSLLIVGAGAIGLEMGSIYRRLGTDVTVLEILPQILPGSDKEAVIRLERALKKQGLRIFTEMRIDGAAAGADGVALKGVSLKTNAPFEYRAEKVLLSAGRKPNTADLFDGEPCLAMDRGFIKVDAGLRTSLPGVFAIGDVIGGKLLAHKAYHDAIVAVENAAGLGRTVDYAALPAAVFTEPEFASVGLTQEEAAARGIKVKAGVFPLQASGRALTMEATDGLVKVLAGENDRVIGAHVVAPGASDMIPVLTMAVSRGLTLKELDGIIYIHPTLSEAIGEAALKANNEALHILNT
- a CDS encoding NADH-quinone oxidoreductase subunit A, giving the protein MRELVIAFAVFGLMSVFMVLVNRILGPRKPDPARERPFECGSPPLQAGIGPVNIPFFLVALLFLALDVVVVFLFPLALSIRGRGPGGFAALAAFVLVLAAGFVYAWKKGVFRWS